In Silene latifolia isolate original U9 population chromosome X, ASM4854445v1, whole genome shotgun sequence, the following proteins share a genomic window:
- the LOC141619547 gene encoding PITH domain-containing protein At3g04780, with translation MAAESASAIQRNQVDLLEHIDWSSVECLNQSSSHSVANALKQGYREDDGLILESDADEQLLLYIPFTQVVKLHSIVVKGPEDEGPKTIKLYSNREHMGFSNVNDFPPSDTVVLSSETLNGKPVVLKYVKFQNVRSLTIFIEDNQSDSETTKVQKIGLYGTTVETTVMKDLKKVEDHH, from the exons ATGGCCGCCGAATCTGCTTCCGCAATCCAAAGAAATCAA GTTGATTTATTGGAGCATATTGATTGGAGTAGCGTTGAATGTCTCAATCAAAGTTCTTCTCACTCCGTTGCTAATGCTCTCAAGCAg GGTTACCGCGAGGATGATGGGTTGATTCTGGAGAGTGATGCAGACGAGCAACTTCTGCTCTACATACCATTTACTCAAGTTGTAAAGCTACATTCTATTGTTGTCAAAGGACCAGAAGACGAAG GTCCTAAAACTATCAAACTTTATTCAAACAGAGAGCATATGGGATTCAG TAATGTGAATGATTTCCCACCTAGTGACACTGTTGTTCTATCATCTGAGACTCTCAAC GGCAAGCCAGTTGTCCTGAAGTATGTAAAATTCCAAAATGTTCGAAG CTTGACAATTTTTATTGAAGACAATCAGTCAGATTCTGAGACTACCAAGGTCCAGAAGATTGGTCTTTACGGGACAAC GGTTGAAACAACAGTCATGAAGGATTTGAAGAAGGTTGAGGACCATCATTAA